A single genomic interval of Cupriavidus necator harbors:
- a CDS encoding GGDEF domain-containing protein, giving the protein MHPDADDNAAGAPGAMQPSALVSALAARRSGTGQPATILSIRLDRFASACETLGPRRAARLQAIVQARIACLLPPAAIMHWMAPADLVVITALPDGEPDPGPVASRLADDLSRPFALEGFELFISCSIGVATDHPDIPAERSLQQALDAMLRVDRRGGDGLARADKPAAPPTAPLLAALPDALERGELSLQLQPRADFASAVVSGYTVRLRWHHPALGRVAPQDFLPAVESLGLVGRIGSWLLESVLPLVRAAENVAPLQFTLLASSAQLHRPQMVEALAQAIDAGGIAPDRLCIEVSASAVPADADIIARFAALRRRGLQLTLGDFDDSPGCRQLLAALHPDRVTLDARRLGHAPRPGDSANRADSLRAACRLARGAGVSVCAKGIETRQQLEAVRAWGCHSVQGYLLAQPFPATWLLQTHAAIQQRARELLASHA; this is encoded by the coding sequence ATGCATCCTGATGCCGATGACAACGCCGCGGGCGCGCCTGGCGCGATGCAGCCGTCCGCCCTGGTGTCCGCGCTAGCGGCACGCCGCTCCGGCACCGGGCAGCCAGCGACGATCCTTTCTATCCGCCTGGACCGGTTTGCCAGCGCCTGCGAAACCCTGGGGCCCCGGCGCGCGGCCAGGCTGCAGGCCATCGTGCAGGCACGCATCGCCTGCCTGCTGCCGCCCGCCGCCATCATGCACTGGATGGCGCCGGCAGACCTGGTGGTCATTACCGCGCTGCCGGACGGTGAGCCCGACCCCGGCCCGGTGGCCAGCCGGCTGGCCGACGACCTGTCCCGGCCGTTCGCGCTGGAGGGCTTCGAGCTGTTTATTTCGTGCAGCATCGGCGTGGCCACCGACCATCCGGATATCCCGGCGGAACGCAGCCTGCAGCAGGCCCTGGACGCCATGCTGCGGGTCGATCGACGGGGAGGCGACGGCCTGGCGCGCGCCGACAAGCCCGCCGCGCCACCGACCGCGCCCCTGCTGGCCGCCCTGCCCGACGCACTGGAGCGCGGCGAACTGAGCCTGCAGCTGCAGCCGCGCGCCGACTTCGCCAGCGCCGTGGTCAGCGGCTACACCGTGCGGCTGCGCTGGCACCATCCGGCGCTCGGGCGGGTGGCGCCGCAGGATTTCCTGCCGGCGGTGGAGTCGCTGGGGCTGGTCGGCCGGATTGGCAGCTGGCTGCTGGAAAGCGTGCTGCCGCTGGTACGCGCCGCCGAAAACGTGGCCCCGCTGCAATTCACCCTGCTGGCCTCCAGCGCCCAGCTGCACCGCCCGCAGATGGTGGAGGCACTGGCCCAGGCCATCGACGCAGGCGGCATCGCACCGGACCGCCTGTGCATCGAAGTGTCGGCCAGCGCGGTGCCGGCCGACGCCGACATCATTGCCCGCTTTGCCGCCCTGCGCCGGCGCGGACTGCAACTGACGCTGGGCGATTTCGACGACAGCCCGGGCTGCCGCCAGTTGCTGGCGGCGCTGCACCCGGACCGCGTCACGCTGGACGCGCGCCGGCTGGGCCATGCCCCCCGGCCCGGTGATTCCGCCAACCGTGCCGACAGCCTGCGGGCCGCCTGCCGGCTGGCCCGGGGCGCCGGCGTGTCGGTCTGCGCCAAGGGGATCGAGACCCGCCAGCAGCTCGAGGCGGTGCGTGCCTGGGGCTGCCACAGCGTGCAGGGCTACCTGCTGGCGCAGCCATTCCCTGCGACCTGGCTGCTCCAGACCCATGCGGCAATCCAGCAGCGCGCCCGGGAACTGCTGGCGTCCCACGCCTGA
- a CDS encoding hemolysin family protein, giving the protein MEIAILLALILLNGLFAMSEIALVTARKARLQRQIENGDRGAIAAVQLGEDPTRFLSTVQIGITSIGVLNGVVGESTLAQPLGLWLQGFGLSPNTSGYVATAIVVAGLTYFSIVLGELVPKRLGQMAPEAIARLVARPIGWLAVASTPFVKLLSSSTRLVLRVLGTKVDRGPGVTEEEIHALLVEGSEAGVIEQHEHTMVRNVFRLDDRQLASLMVPRGDVVYLDVEETLDENLHRIEESDHSRFPVVRGGMHDIIGVVSARQLLARRLRGEEADLKAAAQPAVFVPESVTGMELLENFRGSGGQMAFVIDEYGEVLGLVTLQDLIEAITGEFKADAAGEEWAVQRDDGSWLLDGLIPIPELKDRIGLRQVPEEEKERYHTLSGMLLLLLGRLPQIADSVQWGDWRFEIVDMDGKRIDKVLAARLPPQEGPEEETTG; this is encoded by the coding sequence ATGGAAATTGCCATACTACTGGCGCTCATTCTGCTCAACGGCCTGTTCGCGATGTCCGAGATCGCGCTGGTCACGGCCCGTAAGGCACGTCTGCAGCGCCAGATCGAGAACGGTGACCGCGGCGCGATTGCCGCGGTCCAGCTGGGCGAGGACCCCACGCGCTTCCTGTCCACGGTGCAGATCGGCATCACGTCGATCGGCGTGCTCAACGGCGTGGTCGGCGAATCCACGCTGGCGCAGCCGCTGGGCCTCTGGCTGCAAGGCTTCGGCTTGTCGCCTAACACCTCCGGCTATGTGGCAACCGCCATCGTGGTGGCCGGCCTGACCTACTTTTCCATCGTGCTGGGCGAACTGGTGCCCAAGCGCCTGGGCCAGATGGCCCCCGAAGCCATCGCGCGGCTGGTGGCGCGCCCGATCGGCTGGCTGGCGGTGGCCTCCACCCCGTTCGTCAAGCTGCTGTCCAGCTCAACGCGGCTGGTGCTGCGGGTGCTCGGCACCAAGGTCGACCGCGGCCCGGGCGTGACCGAGGAAGAAATCCACGCGCTGCTGGTCGAGGGTTCCGAAGCCGGCGTGATCGAACAGCACGAGCACACCATGGTGCGCAACGTGTTCCGGCTGGACGACCGCCAGCTGGCATCGCTGATGGTGCCGCGCGGCGATGTCGTGTACTTGGACGTGGAAGAGACGCTCGATGAAAACCTGCACCGCATCGAAGAATCCGACCACTCGCGCTTTCCGGTCGTGCGCGGCGGCATGCACGACATCATCGGCGTGGTCAGCGCGCGCCAGCTGCTGGCGCGCCGGCTGCGCGGCGAGGAAGCCGACCTGAAGGCCGCGGCGCAGCCGGCGGTGTTCGTGCCCGAGAGCGTGACCGGCATGGAGCTGCTGGAGAATTTCCGCGGCTCCGGCGGCCAGATGGCCTTTGTCATCGACGAATACGGCGAAGTGCTGGGTCTGGTCACGCTCCAGGACCTGATCGAGGCCATCACCGGCGAATTCAAGGCCGACGCCGCCGGCGAGGAATGGGCGGTGCAGCGCGACGACGGCTCGTGGCTGCTCGACGGCCTGATCCCGATCCCGGAACTGAAGGACCGCATCGGCCTGCGCCAGGTGCCCGAGGAAGAAAAAGAGCGCTACCACACCCTGTCCGGCATGCTGCTCCTGCTGCTGGGCCGCCTGCCGCAGATCGCCGACAGCGTGCAATGGGGCGACTGGCGCTTCGAGATCGTCGACATGGACGGCAAACGCATTGACAAAGTGCTGGCCGCGCGCCTGCCCCCGCAGGAAGGACCTGAGGAAGAGACCACCGGCTGA
- a CDS encoding amidohydrolase family protein, translated as MSSVTTAALPAGLAIVDAHHHLWQLGRGRYPWLQDEYRPQSFFLGDYQALRSDYLEAQYAHDTSAVTVLATVHVEAERDRREAVDETAWLHGQAWRPGMAAAVVAYAPFGTPGCAELLARQAGFARVRGIRCKPLTAAAQGESVAGRPGSMQDQAWLDDLARLERHGLSWDLRVPFWHLREAARVAAALPGVPIALNHAGLPLDRSKEGLASWRAGMEALAACANVSVKLSEFGLAGGRWDAQGNRGIVREVLAIFGHERAMFGSNLPVSGLSADLGTILGTVCEALPDPVARQRVLAGNAARFYRINVPRPSELA; from the coding sequence ATGAGCAGCGTAACAACTGCCGCGCTGCCCGCAGGCCTGGCCATCGTCGACGCCCACCACCACCTGTGGCAACTCGGGCGCGGCCGCTATCCCTGGCTGCAGGACGAATACCGGCCACAGAGCTTCTTTCTCGGCGATTACCAGGCCCTGCGCAGCGATTACCTTGAGGCGCAGTACGCGCATGACACTAGCGCCGTCACAGTGCTGGCCACTGTGCACGTAGAGGCCGAACGCGACCGCCGCGAAGCCGTCGACGAGACCGCGTGGCTGCACGGCCAGGCCTGGCGCCCCGGCATGGCTGCCGCGGTGGTGGCCTACGCGCCGTTCGGCACTCCAGGATGCGCGGAGCTGCTGGCGCGCCAGGCCGGTTTCGCGCGGGTCAGGGGGATCCGGTGCAAACCGCTGACAGCCGCGGCGCAGGGCGAGTCAGTGGCAGGGCGGCCCGGGTCGATGCAGGACCAGGCCTGGCTGGACGACCTGGCGCGGCTGGAGCGCCATGGCTTGTCGTGGGACCTGCGGGTACCGTTCTGGCATTTGCGCGAGGCGGCGCGGGTGGCGGCCGCCTTGCCGGGCGTGCCGATCGCGCTCAATCACGCGGGCCTGCCACTGGACCGCTCGAAGGAGGGCCTGGCCAGTTGGCGCGCCGGCATGGAGGCGTTGGCCGCCTGCGCCAATGTGTCGGTCAAGCTGTCGGAGTTCGGGCTGGCCGGCGGGCGCTGGGATGCGCAGGGCAACCGCGGCATCGTGCGCGAGGTGCTGGCGATATTCGGGCATGAGCGGGCGATGTTCGGCAGCAACCTGCCAGTGTCGGGCCTGAGCGCGGACTTGGGCACGATCCTCGGCACGGTGTGCGAGGCGCTGCCGGATCCCGTCGCCAGGCAGCGCGTGCTGGCTGGCAATGCGGCCAGGTTCTATCGGATCAATGTTCCAAGGCCGTCCGAGCTGGCCTAG
- a CDS encoding MFS transporter has protein sequence MKGLDQAGAGTSVAIDATPLTGAASIPAQRWWRIIPPILMVCIVSYMDRVNIAFAMPGGMGDALGIGASMAGLAGGIFFVGYLFLQIPGGKLAVRGSGRNFIAWSMLAWAVISVLTGLVRNETELLILRFALGVAEGGMLPVVLTMVGNWFPDHERGRANALVILFVPIAGVITAPLSGLVIAALDWRWLFIVEGLISLACLGVWWKLACDRPEQARWISAEEKAYLLARLREEEQQAAAAGASVGQGAADTRAVLAHILSQDVIWRLIAVNFLYQMGIYGYTLWLPTILRGLTGGGMGQVGMLAVLPYLGTMAGILAISSLSDRTGRRKDFVVWPLLGFAACLAGSVWWHDNTWLSYGLLVGSGFFLQSAAGVFWTLPPRLLAAEHAGVARGVINALGNLGGFCGPYAAGVLIERVSAGAGVYLLVAALVMAGALAATLPRRCR, from the coding sequence ATGAAAGGCTTGGACCAAGCCGGCGCCGGCACGTCGGTCGCCATCGATGCGACACCACTCACCGGTGCCGCCAGCATTCCAGCCCAGCGCTGGTGGCGCATCATCCCGCCGATCCTGATGGTCTGCATCGTCTCGTACATGGATCGCGTCAATATCGCCTTCGCGATGCCGGGGGGGATGGGCGATGCGCTCGGTATCGGCGCCAGCATGGCCGGCCTGGCCGGCGGCATCTTCTTTGTCGGCTATCTGTTCCTGCAGATTCCCGGCGGCAAGCTGGCCGTGCGCGGCAGCGGGCGCAATTTCATCGCCTGGTCGATGCTGGCCTGGGCCGTCATTTCCGTGCTGACCGGCCTGGTGCGCAACGAGACCGAACTGCTGATTCTGCGCTTTGCGCTGGGGGTGGCCGAGGGCGGCATGCTGCCGGTGGTGCTGACCATGGTCGGCAACTGGTTTCCCGACCACGAACGCGGACGCGCCAACGCCCTGGTGATCCTGTTCGTGCCGATCGCCGGCGTCATCACCGCGCCGCTGTCGGGCCTGGTAATCGCGGCGCTCGACTGGCGCTGGCTGTTTATCGTGGAAGGCCTGATTTCGCTGGCCTGCCTCGGCGTGTGGTGGAAGCTGGCCTGTGACCGGCCGGAGCAGGCGCGCTGGATTTCCGCCGAAGAGAAGGCTTATCTGCTGGCCCGCCTGCGCGAGGAAGAGCAGCAGGCAGCCGCCGCTGGCGCAAGCGTGGGGCAGGGCGCGGCCGACACGCGGGCGGTATTGGCGCACATCCTGTCGCAGGACGTGATCTGGCGCCTGATCGCCGTCAATTTTCTCTACCAGATGGGGATCTACGGGTACACGCTGTGGCTGCCCACCATCCTGAGGGGCCTGACCGGAGGCGGCATGGGGCAGGTCGGCATGCTGGCCGTGCTGCCGTACCTGGGCACCATGGCCGGCATCCTCGCGATCTCCTCGCTGTCCGACCGCACCGGCCGGCGCAAGGACTTCGTGGTCTGGCCGCTGCTGGGTTTCGCCGCCTGCCTGGCCGGTTCGGTCTGGTGGCACGACAATACCTGGCTGTCCTATGGCCTGCTGGTCGGCAGCGGCTTCTTCCTGCAGTCCGCGGCGGGGGTCTTCTGGACCCTGCCGCCACGGCTGCTGGCCGCCGAGCACGCGGGCGTGGCGCGCGGCGTGATTAATGCGCTGGGCAACCTGGGCGGATTCTGCGGTCCCTATGCCGCGGGCGTGCTGATCGAGCGCGTCAGCGCGGGCGCCGGTGTCTACCTGCTGGTCGCCGCGCTGGTGATGGCCGGCGCCCTGGCCGCCACGCTGCCGAGGCGGTGCCGATGA
- a CDS encoding helix-turn-helix domain-containing protein, with protein sequence MDTLTPASEATLDFPGLLRYWRSKRGYSQLALSLAAGVSQRHISFLESGRARPSREMVLALAERLGVPLRQRNRLLLAGGFAPAYSEHALASPPLQMVQQAIALILAKQEPYPAVVLDRFWNLVDANPAYRRMLETLLGGREPASLTEGSHRINLMLTVFDPEGLWPVIENARQVGRYLLRRVWQELQVQAHDQTAREIFGRIAAWHPDMVGPGGALLPEDDGTDGPPAPLLPVVLHAGAFRASLFSTLTTLGIPQDITLQELRIECFFPADDATRTLFEAQAGAAAAAVRSGSAGK encoded by the coding sequence ATGGACACGCTGACCCCAGCCTCCGAGGCCACCCTCGACTTCCCCGGCCTGCTGCGCTACTGGCGCAGCAAGCGCGGCTACAGCCAGCTGGCGCTGTCGCTGGCCGCCGGGGTGTCGCAGCGCCACATCTCCTTCCTGGAATCCGGCCGCGCCCGCCCCAGCCGTGAAATGGTGCTGGCGCTGGCCGAGCGCCTGGGCGTGCCGCTGCGCCAGCGCAACCGGCTGCTGCTGGCCGGCGGCTTTGCCCCGGCCTACAGCGAACACGCGCTGGCTTCGCCGCCGCTGCAGATGGTGCAGCAGGCGATCGCGCTGATCCTGGCCAAGCAGGAGCCGTACCCGGCCGTGGTGCTGGACCGTTTCTGGAACCTGGTGGATGCCAACCCGGCCTACCGGCGCATGCTCGAGACCCTGCTGGGCGGGCGCGAGCCGGCATCGCTCACGGAAGGCAGCCACAGGATCAACCTGATGCTGACCGTGTTTGATCCGGAGGGCCTGTGGCCGGTGATCGAGAACGCGCGCCAGGTCGGGCGCTACCTGTTGCGGCGCGTGTGGCAGGAGCTGCAGGTGCAGGCCCACGACCAGACCGCGCGCGAGATCTTCGGGCGCATCGCCGCCTGGCATCCTGACATGGTCGGGCCGGGCGGCGCGCTGCTGCCCGAGGACGACGGCACCGATGGCCCGCCGGCGCCATTGCTGCCGGTGGTGCTGCATGCGGGCGCGTTCCGCGCGTCGCTGTTCTCGACCCTGACCACGCTCGGCATTCCACAGGACATCACGCTGCAGGAGCTGCGCATCGAGTGCTTCTTCCCGGCTGACGACGCCACCCGCACCTTGTTTGAAGCGCAGGCCGGGGCTGCAGCGGCCGCTGTCAGAAGCGGTAGCGCAGGTAAATGA
- a CDS encoding acyloxyacyl hydrolase encodes MRRTVAAGLLALSLCLAATARAAPAVQLGYGFDDGHDVQKAEVAMLWDSGFAWGNPQGWQVDLQWEVNIARWRSSSDNQPNDLWEFGASPVVRIAWWRHTWVPFLELSVGPRLLTSTHTSANHDISTAFQFSEYAGIGLTVGKDRRFAAGYRFQHLSNGGIKDPNPGTTFHVIYLRYRF; translated from the coding sequence GTGCGCCGCACCGTCGCCGCGGGCCTGCTTGCCCTGTCCTTGTGCCTGGCAGCGACGGCACGCGCCGCGCCTGCCGTGCAGCTTGGCTACGGCTTCGACGATGGCCACGACGTGCAGAAGGCGGAGGTCGCCATGTTGTGGGATTCGGGCTTTGCGTGGGGCAATCCGCAAGGCTGGCAGGTCGACCTGCAATGGGAGGTCAACATTGCGCGCTGGCGCAGCAGCAGCGACAACCAGCCCAACGACCTATGGGAGTTTGGTGCCTCGCCGGTGGTGCGGATCGCATGGTGGCGCCACACCTGGGTGCCCTTCCTCGAGCTGTCGGTCGGGCCGCGCCTGCTGACCAGCACGCACACCTCGGCCAACCACGACATTTCCACCGCCTTCCAGTTCTCGGAGTACGCCGGGATCGGCTTGACGGTGGGCAAGGACCGGCGCTTTGCCGCGGGCTACCGGTTCCAGCACCTGTCCAATGGCGGCATCAAGGACCCCAATCCCGGCACTACCTTCCACGTCATTTACCTGCGCTACCGCTTCTGA
- a CDS encoding surface-adhesin E family protein → MMFRIFRHAAAFAGCLLGLAAPLAHAEGSAATAPSPVPSSTTRPAAAAGLYECQVAGTGTVFRSTPREGCRLVAAPDPAAPDPQRWLPLMGANGVISYFDQSTVRRQGTEVGVVVMRNSPSGVIRTASGEPIRSSLKRMVLNCATSMFAVVEQTLYSKRFARGDSLYTIRAPQYGTFQVAGPGTIAGELLRKLCR, encoded by the coding sequence ATGATGTTCCGCATTTTTAGGCACGCAGCCGCGTTTGCTGGCTGCCTGCTCGGACTGGCCGCACCGCTGGCGCATGCCGAAGGCAGCGCCGCGACGGCGCCGTCCCCCGTTCCCTCCAGCACCACCCGCCCGGCTGCCGCCGCTGGCCTGTACGAGTGCCAGGTCGCTGGCACCGGCACGGTATTCCGGTCCACGCCCAGGGAAGGCTGCCGGCTGGTCGCGGCACCCGATCCCGCCGCCCCCGATCCGCAACGATGGCTTCCCCTGATGGGTGCCAACGGCGTGATTTCGTATTTCGATCAATCCACGGTGCGCCGCCAGGGCACCGAAGTCGGCGTGGTGGTGATGCGCAATTCGCCGTCGGGGGTGATCCGCACCGCCAGCGGCGAGCCGATCCGCTCGTCGCTCAAGCGCATGGTGCTGAACTGCGCCACGTCCATGTTCGCCGTGGTCGAGCAGACGCTCTACAGCAAGCGCTTTGCGCGCGGCGATTCGCTCTATACGATCCGCGCGCCGCAGTACGGCACCTTCCAGGTCGCCGGCCCCGGCACGATTGCCGGAGAGTTGCTGCGCAAGCTGTGCCGGTAA
- a CDS encoding YncE family protein gives MESQWTAVLVEKFGHSFSAYELDGGERRFSVQLPDYPHEFVVDRERLCGYVGHYGVQTFAHAGDGGAAVIAVDLMRGAVRARLDCSPYHRIHGLQIDRQGRVYALSERDNMLVVFEAPLEHPVPDRAVPAGGVKSHLFVLSADGERAYVTNLLSHTVTLVHPYDATRAPRAAYAGRRPEGCCLSRDEAALYVASRDDHSLTRLDARTMEAVRTVPTGEDPTRIYWSPDDRLFVLNYGERSIRVFDPDTLAETGRVDTGARPIALAFHPADPSRAYIALNDHTVGQLDLPGLALRHAFTTGKEPDGLAILALPTR, from the coding sequence ATGGAAAGCCAATGGACGGCCGTGCTGGTGGAGAAATTCGGCCATAGCTTCAGCGCTTACGAACTGGATGGCGGCGAGCGCCGCTTCAGTGTCCAGTTGCCTGACTATCCGCATGAATTCGTGGTGGACCGCGAGCGCCTGTGCGGCTACGTCGGCCACTATGGCGTGCAGACCTTCGCGCACGCCGGCGACGGCGGCGCCGCAGTGATCGCGGTCGACCTGATGCGCGGCGCAGTGCGGGCACGGCTCGATTGCTCGCCCTATCACCGTATCCATGGCCTGCAGATCGACCGGCAAGGACGCGTCTACGCGCTGAGCGAGCGCGACAATATGCTGGTGGTGTTCGAGGCGCCGCTGGAGCACCCCGTGCCTGACCGCGCCGTGCCCGCGGGCGGGGTGAAAAGCCATCTGTTCGTGTTGTCGGCCGATGGCGAGCGTGCCTACGTGACCAACCTGCTGTCGCATACCGTGACACTGGTCCACCCCTACGATGCCACCCGCGCTCCGCGCGCGGCGTACGCCGGCAGGCGCCCCGAGGGCTGCTGCCTGAGCCGCGACGAAGCGGCGCTCTACGTCGCCAGCCGCGACGATCACAGTCTGACCCGGCTGGACGCGCGCACGATGGAAGCGGTGCGCACGGTGCCGACCGGCGAGGATCCCACCCGCATCTACTGGTCGCCGGACGACCGCCTGTTCGTGCTCAACTACGGCGAGCGCAGCATCCGCGTTTTCGACCCCGACACGCTCGCCGAAACCGGCCGGGTCGACACCGGCGCCAGGCCGATTGCGCTCGCCTTCCATCCGGCTGACCCGAGCCGCGCCTATATCGCGCTCAACGACCACACCGTCGGCCAGCTTGACCTGCCTGGCCTGGCCCTGCGCCATGCCTTCACCACCGGCAAGGAACCGGACGGTCTTGCCATCCTGGCTTTGCCGACGCGGTAG
- a CDS encoding LysR family transcriptional regulator, translating to MPDLPATLSSAATLRKRLHMRHLRLALALAEHRSLRRAAAQMALSQPAVTKALHELESVVGTLLFTRHARGIEPTVFGEALIRYARVVLADLDALHDEFAAIAAGEVGKVRLGSILAPVPSVLSGVINALKARYPRLHIVMQVDTSDVLVQALRQDALDVVIGRIPEGTVADDLDFEPLFEESLAIVARAGHPQAGKRGVKLASLAGYPWIIPPAAVPMWQIIDQTFRDNRVPLPEDIIETSSIMGTLPLLADSDRIAVVPGAIAEYFVALGALAVLPVAMRGRLVPYGIVLRRRRAATPAMRLLIDAVRAAGPGAPQAMTELEPLPAR from the coding sequence ATGCCAGACCTCCCAGCCACCCTCTCCAGTGCCGCCACCCTGCGCAAACGCTTGCATATGCGGCATCTGCGCCTGGCCCTGGCCCTTGCCGAGCACCGCTCGCTGCGGCGCGCCGCGGCACAGATGGCGCTGTCCCAGCCAGCCGTCACCAAGGCATTGCACGAGCTCGAGAGCGTGGTCGGCACGTTGCTGTTCACGCGGCATGCGCGCGGCATCGAGCCGACGGTGTTCGGCGAGGCGCTGATCCGCTATGCGCGCGTGGTGCTGGCCGACCTGGATGCCCTGCACGATGAATTTGCCGCCATCGCCGCGGGCGAGGTGGGCAAGGTGCGGCTCGGCTCGATCCTGGCCCCGGTGCCTTCCGTTCTGTCGGGCGTCATCAACGCGCTCAAGGCACGCTATCCGCGTTTGCATATCGTGATGCAGGTCGATACCAGCGACGTACTGGTACAGGCGCTGCGGCAGGATGCGCTGGACGTGGTGATCGGACGCATTCCCGAAGGCACGGTGGCCGACGATCTCGACTTCGAGCCACTGTTCGAAGAGTCGCTGGCCATCGTGGCGCGCGCCGGCCATCCGCAGGCAGGCAAGCGCGGCGTCAAGCTGGCTTCCCTGGCCGGCTATCCCTGGATCATCCCGCCAGCGGCGGTGCCGATGTGGCAGATCATCGACCAGACCTTCCGCGACAACCGCGTGCCGCTGCCGGAAGACATCATCGAGACTTCGTCGATCATGGGCACGCTGCCGCTGCTGGCGGATAGCGACCGCATTGCCGTCGTGCCGGGCGCGATCGCGGAGTACTTCGTCGCCCTGGGTGCGCTGGCGGTCCTGCCGGTGGCGATGCGCGGGCGGCTGGTCCCCTATGGGATTGTGCTGCGCCGGCGGCGGGCCGCGACGCCGGCCATGCGCCTGCTGATCGACGCGGTGCGCGCGGCGGGGCCCGGCGCTCCGCAGGCGATGACTGAATTGGAGCCATTACCTGCAAGGTAA
- the ribB gene encoding 3,4-dihydroxy-2-butanone-4-phosphate synthase: protein MPSLSTEAVAPEVSADLAADAAPRSLAARIAQALDAMREGRPVVLLDDDDRENEADLILAAERLTNANMAMMIRECSGIVCLCLTEDKVRSLGLRPMVEHNRSQYGTAFTVSIEAREGVGTGVSAADRITTIRAAIAGDAGTDAVVSPGHVFPLVARDGGVLVRRGHTEGSVDLARMAGLSPAAVLCELMNPDGTMARRPEALAFAEMYQLPVLTIEDLVAWRRLHD, encoded by the coding sequence ATGCCTAGCCTTTCCACCGAAGCTGTTGCACCCGAGGTGTCCGCGGATCTTGCCGCCGATGCCGCCCCCCGTTCCCTGGCCGCGCGCATCGCGCAGGCGCTGGACGCCATGCGCGAAGGCCGTCCGGTCGTGCTGCTCGACGATGACGACCGCGAGAACGAGGCCGACCTGATTCTGGCCGCGGAACGCCTGACGAATGCCAATATGGCGATGATGATCCGCGAATGCAGCGGCATCGTCTGCCTGTGCCTGACCGAGGACAAGGTGCGCAGCCTCGGCCTGCGGCCGATGGTCGAGCACAACCGCAGCCAGTATGGCACCGCCTTCACGGTATCGATCGAAGCCCGCGAAGGTGTCGGCACGGGTGTCAGCGCCGCCGACCGCATCACCACCATCCGCGCTGCCATTGCCGGGGATGCGGGCACCGATGCTGTGGTCAGCCCCGGCCATGTGTTTCCGCTGGTGGCGCGCGACGGCGGGGTGCTGGTGCGCCGCGGCCATACCGAGGGCTCGGTCGACCTGGCCCGCATGGCAGGCCTGTCACCGGCCGCGGTGCTGTGCGAGCTGATGAACCCCGACGGCACCATGGCACGCCGGCCGGAGGCGCTGGCCTTTGCCGAGATGTACCAGCTACCGGTGCTGACCATCGAGGACCTGGTGGCCTGGCGCCGCCTGCACGACTGA